Proteins from a single region of Campylobacter sp. RM16704:
- the uvrA gene encoding excinuclease ABC subunit UvrA — translation MDDNINIIGAKENNLKNINLKIPKNKLIVFTGLSGSGKSTLAFDTLYAEGQRRYIESLSAYARQFLDKVGKPNVDKIEGLTPAIAIDQKTTSKNPRSTVGTITEIYDYLRLLYARIGEQYCHQCGQKISSMSAADIVGEILKLPKGAKIIIYAPLIKEKKGSFTDLLENLVAKGYVRAQIDGVLTRLDEDIELAKTKKHTIKLVIDRLEVQEDMLARLASDIEKGLSESFGEVEIEVLNNEELNIAKHFHYSEHNACFDCKISFPLLEPLSFSFNSPKGACPSCDGLGIRYTLDMKKLINEELSLESGAIKLLYGFNKSYYYKFLMAFCEQNDIRVKIPYNELSEEEKRLVLYGNAKDINFLWKRHRLNRKFEGAVKYAYEMLKDEKDLSEYMSEKTCKDCGGHRLRAESLAVKVAEKNLGEILDMSIENTTIFFSKEANFAYLSEQERLIAKPIFKEINERLFFLYDVGLGYLSLGRDARTISGGEAQRIRIASQIGSGLSGVMYVLDEPSIGLHERDTAKLIKTLRNLQQKGNTLIVVEHDKMTIEKADFIVDIGPKAGKFGGEVVFSGTYKELLKSKSQTALYMSGKKQIAHQKNREQKEFISLKDVNINNIQNLNVDFPLHNLVAITGVSGSGKSSLILQTLLPFAKEELNHAKKVKKLSGAKIDGLEKLDKVIYLDQSPIGRTPRSNPATYTGAMDEIRNLFAATKEAKMRGYKAGRFSFNVKGGRCEKCSGDGEIKIEMHFLPDVMVTCDICNGKRYNDATLEIKYKGKNIADVLNMSIIEASEFFTSVPKIKQKLDTLVKVGLDYLTLGQNATTLSGGEAQRIKLAKELSRSDTGKTLYILDEPTTGLHFEDVNKLILVLQHLVDLGNSVFVIEHNLDVIKNADYIIDMGPEGGIKGGKVIAKGSVKELAKNHKKTGSYTGHYLDLEIKNK, via the coding sequence ATGGATGATAATATAAATATTATTGGTGCTAAAGAAAACAACCTCAAAAATATAAATTTAAAAATTCCTAAAAATAAACTTATAGTTTTTACAGGACTTAGTGGAAGTGGTAAATCAACCTTGGCGTTTGATACACTTTATGCAGAAGGTCAACGTCGTTATATTGAAAGTTTAAGTGCTTATGCAAGGCAATTTTTGGATAAAGTTGGTAAACCAAATGTAGATAAGATAGAGGGTTTGACTCCTGCAATAGCAATTGATCAAAAAACTACTTCAAAAAATCCTCGATCGACTGTTGGTACTATTACTGAAATTTATGATTATTTAAGACTTTTGTATGCAAGAATTGGAGAACAATACTGTCATCAGTGTGGTCAAAAAATTTCGTCTATGAGTGCAGCAGATATTGTGGGAGAAATTTTAAAGCTTCCAAAAGGGGCAAAAATTATTATTTATGCACCTTTGATTAAAGAAAAAAAAGGAAGCTTTACTGACCTTTTAGAAAATTTAGTTGCAAAAGGTTATGTGAGGGCTCAAATTGATGGTGTTTTAACTCGTCTTGATGAAGATATTGAGCTTGCCAAGACAAAAAAACATACTATAAAACTTGTTATAGATAGGCTTGAAGTGCAAGAAGATATGCTAGCAAGACTTGCAAGTGATATAGAAAAAGGTCTTAGTGAGAGTTTTGGTGAGGTAGAAATTGAAGTTTTAAACAATGAGGAATTAAATATAGCCAAGCATTTTCATTATAGCGAGCATAATGCTTGTTTTGATTGCAAAATTTCGTTTCCTTTACTTGAACCTTTGAGTTTTTCGTTTAATTCTCCAAAAGGAGCTTGTCCTTCTTGTGATGGGCTTGGTATAAGATATACATTAGATATGAAAAAGCTTATTAATGAAGAATTGAGTTTAGAATCAGGAGCCATAAAACTTTTATACGGATTTAATAAAAGTTATTATTATAAGTTTTTAATGGCCTTTTGTGAGCAAAATGATATCAGGGTAAAAATTCCATATAATGAGTTAAGTGAAGAAGAAAAGCGTCTAGTGCTTTATGGTAATGCAAAGGATATTAACTTTTTGTGGAAAAGACATAGATTAAATCGTAAATTTGAAGGTGCGGTAAAATACGCTTATGAAATGTTAAAAGATGAAAAAGATTTAAGCGAATATATGAGTGAAAAAACTTGTAAAGATTGCGGAGGTCATCGTTTAAGAGCTGAGAGTTTAGCTGTGAAGGTGGCAGAAAAAAATTTAGGTGAAATTTTAGATATGAGTATAGAAAACACCACTATATTTTTTTCAAAAGAAGCTAATTTTGCGTATTTAAGCGAACAAGAAAGATTGATTGCTAAGCCTATTTTTAAAGAAATTAATGAAAGATTATTTTTTCTTTATGATGTGGGACTTGGGTATTTATCTTTAGGGCGTGATGCAAGAACTATTAGTGGAGGTGAAGCTCAAAGAATTCGTATAGCTTCACAAATTGGTAGTGGTTTAAGTGGAGTAATGTATGTTTTAGATGAGCCAAGTATAGGTTTGCATGAGCGAGATACCGCAAAATTAATTAAAACATTAAGAAATCTTCAGCAAAAAGGCAATACTTTAATAGTAGTTGAACATGATAAAATGACCATAGAAAAAGCGGATTTTATAGTAGATATTGGACCAAAAGCAGGTAAATTTGGAGGTGAGGTTGTATTTAGCGGAACTTATAAAGAATTATTAAAAAGTAAAAGTCAAACCGCACTTTACATGAGTGGTAAAAAGCAAATTGCCCATCAAAAAAATAGAGAACAAAAAGAATTTATAAGTTTAAAAGATGTGAATATTAATAATATCCAAAATTTAAATGTAGATTTTCCATTACATAATCTAGTGGCAATTACAGGGGTTTCAGGAAGTGGAAAAAGTTCTTTAATTTTACAAACCTTACTTCCATTTGCAAAAGAAGAATTAAACCATGCCAAGAAAGTTAAAAAACTAAGTGGAGCTAAGATAGATGGCCTGGAAAAGCTAGATAAGGTAATTTATCTTGATCAAAGTCCTATAGGTCGCACCCCTAGATCAAATCCTGCTACTTACACAGGTGCTATGGATGAAATTCGTAATCTTTTTGCAGCTACTAAAGAAGCTAAAATGCGAGGCTATAAAGCAGGACGTTTTTCTTTTAATGTTAAAGGTGGAAGATGTGAAAAGTGTAGTGGAGATGGAGAAATTAAAATAGAAATGCACTTTTTACCTGATGTGATGGTAACTTGTGATATATGTAATGGAAAAAGATACAATGATGCGACGCTCGAGATTAAATATAAAGGAAAAAATATAGCTGATGTATTAAATATGAGTATTATCGAGGCAAGTGAGTTTTTTACTTCTGTGCCAAAGATAAAACAAAAGCTTGATACTTTGGTAAAAGTTGGGCTTGATTATCTTACTTTAGGTCAAAATGCTACGACTTTGAGTGGAGGAGAAGCTCAGCGCATAAAGTTAGCTAAAGAGCTAAGTAGAAGTGATACAGGTAAAACTCTTTATATACTTGATGAGCCTACAACTGGACTTCATTTTGAAGATGTTAATAAGCTTATTTTGGTTTTGCAGCATTTAGTTGATCTTGGAAATAGTGTATTTGTGATAGAGCATAATTTAGATGTGATAAAA